A genomic region of Epinephelus moara isolate mb chromosome 23, YSFRI_EMoa_1.0, whole genome shotgun sequence contains the following coding sequences:
- the kin gene encoding DNA/RNA-binding protein KIN17: MGKADFLSPKAIANRIKSKGLQKLRWYCQMCQKQCRDENGFKCHCMSESHQRQLLLASEDPNKFMDYFSDEFKSDFLELLRRRFGTKRVHNNIVYNEYISDREHVHMNSTQWETLTDFTKWLGREGLCKVDETPKGWYVQYIDPESIRRQEELAKKKKHEMDDEERSAKFIEEQVRRGRDSKEPDETPVYTELKRESEEEKVAFNLGASCSIAGPSKSSSVLGASALKAAAAASSSTKRKDTSSDTRGEKKKKSALEEIIEMEEKKKKQSVRTDYWLQPNIVVKVITKRLGERYHKKKAVVTEVRDKYGAVVKMIDSGDKLKLDQNHVETVIPAPGKRVLILNGPYRDTEALLEGIDEKNFSATLTLDSGPQKGKRVDVAYEDFSKMA; the protein is encoded by the exons ATGGGGAAAGCGGATTTTCTCTCTCCTAAGGCGATAGCCAACCGGATTAAATCCAAAGGGCTCCAGAAGTTGAGATGGTATTGTCAGATGTGTCAGAAACAGTGTCGAGACGAG AATGGCTTCAAATGTCACTGCATGTCTGAGTCCCACCAGAGGCAGCTGCTGCTCGCCTCCGAGGACCCCAACAAGTTCATGGACTATTTCTCTGA TGAGTTCAAAAGCGACTTCCTGGAGCTGCTCAGGAGACGTTTTG GGACCAAGAGAGTTCACAACAACATCGTCTACAATGAATACATCAGCGACAGAGAGCACGTCCACATGAACTCCACACAGTGGGAGACTCTGACTGACTTCACCAAGTGGCTGGGCAGAGAAG GTTTATGCAAGGTGGACGAGACCCCTAAAGGCTGGTACGTCCAGTACATCGACCCCGAGAGTATCCGCCGCCAAGAGGAGCTggcgaagaagaagaagcatgAAATGGACGACGAAGAGAGGAGCGCCAAGTTCATCGAGGAGCAGGTCCGCAGAGGCCGCGACAGCAAAGAGCCGGAC GAAACTCCAGTTTACACAGAGCTGAAACGTGAgagtgaagaagaaaaag ttgcTTTCaacctgggcgcctcctgctcAATCGCTGGCCCCTCCAAATCCAG CTCCGTCCTGGGTGCTAGCGCcctcaaagcagcagcagcagcatcgtCCTCAACCAAGAGGAAAGACACTAGCTCAGACACCAggggggagaagaagaagaagtctgCTCTGGAGGAGATCATAGAG atggaggagaagaagaagaagcagtcGGTCAGAACAGATTACTGGCTGCAGCCCAACATCGTGGTCAAAGTCATCACCAAGAGACTGGGAGAGAGGTACCACAAGAAGAAGGCCGTTGTCACG GAGGTGCGAGACAAATATGGAGCCGTGGTGAAGATGATCGACTCCGGAGACAAACTTAAACTGGACCAGAATCACGTAGAGACGGTCATACCTGCACCAG GTAAACGTGTTTTGATCCTGAACGGTCCGTACAGAGACACGGAGGCTCTGCTGGAGGGAATAGACGAGAAGAACTTCAGCGCTACGCTCACACTCGACTCT GGTCCACAGAAGGGGAAGCGAGTGGACGTCGCCTATGAGGATTTCTCAAAGATGGCCTGA
- the atp5f1c gene encoding ATP synthase subunit gamma, mitochondrial isoform X2, with product MFARTSALVFSPQCGQVRNMATLKDITIRLKSIKNIQKITKSMKMVAAAKYARAERSLKPARVYGSGALALYEKVDIKAPEDKAVKHLIVGVTSDRGLCGAIHSGIAKAIKSEINTLTSAGKEVMVVNVGDKLRGLLHRTHGKHIILNCKEVGRKPPSFGDASIVATELLNSGYEFDQGAVFFNRFRSVISYKAEQKPLFSTETVANTENLSIYDDIDADVLRNYQEFALVNVIYLALKEGSTAEQSARMTAMDSASKNASEMIDKLTLTFNRTRQAVITKELIEIISGAAAL from the exons ATGTTCGCCAGAACCAGCGCGTTGGTGTTCTCCCCACAATG TGGGCAGGTCAGGAACATGGCTACCCTGAAGGACA TCACCATTCGGTTGAAGTCCATCAAGAATATCCAGAAAATCACCAAGTCCATGAAGATGGTGGCCGCTGCCAAGTATGCTCGTGCTGAGAGGAGCCTGAAGCCTGCCAGAGTGTACGGCTCTGGTGCTCTGG CCCTGTACGAGAAGGTTGACATCAAAGCGCCGGAGGACAAGGCGGTCAAGCACTTGATCGTCGGTGTGACATCTGACCGTGGGCTCTGTGGTGCCATCCACTCTGGTATAGCCAAGGCCATCAAGAGCGAGATCAATACCCTGACCAGCGCTGGCAAGGAGGTCATGGTGGTCAATGTGGGAGACAAGCTGAGAGGCCTGCTGCACAG AACTCATGGGAAGCACATCATCCTCAACTGTAAGGAAGTCGGCCGTAAGCCCCCCAGCTTCGGCGATGCCTCCATCGTCGCCACCGAGCTGCTCAACTCTGGATATGAATTTGACCAGGGCGCTGTGTTCTTCAACAGATTCAG GTCTGTCATCTCCTACAAGGCCGAACAGAAGcctttgttttccacagagacAGTTGCTAACACAG AGAACCTGAGCATCTATGATGACATTGATGCTGACGTGCTGAGGAACTACCAGGAGTTCGCTCTGGTCAACGTCATCTACCTGGCCCTGAAGGAGGGCTCCACTGCTGAGCAGAGTGCCAGGATGACCGCTATGGACAGCGCCAGCAAGAACGCCT CTGAGATGATTGACAAGCTGACCCTCACCTTCAACCGTACCAGACAGGCTGTCATCACCAAGGAGCTCATTGAGAtcatctctggagctgctgctct ATAA
- the atp5f1c gene encoding ATP synthase subunit gamma, mitochondrial isoform X1, with translation MFARTSALVFSPQCGQVRNMATLKDITIRLKSIKNIQKITKSMKMVAAAKYARAERSLKPARVYGSGALALYEKVDIKAPEDKAVKHLIVGVTSDRGLCGAIHSGIAKAIKSEINTLTSAGKEVMVVNVGDKLRGLLHRTHGKHIILNCKEVGRKPPSFGDASIVATELLNSGYEFDQGAVFFNRFRSVISYKAEQKPLFSTETVANTENLSIYDDIDADVLRNYQEFALVNVIYLALKEGSTAEQSARMTAMDSASKNASEMIDKLTLTFNRTRQAVITKELIEIISGAAALN, from the exons ATGTTCGCCAGAACCAGCGCGTTGGTGTTCTCCCCACAATG TGGGCAGGTCAGGAACATGGCTACCCTGAAGGACA TCACCATTCGGTTGAAGTCCATCAAGAATATCCAGAAAATCACCAAGTCCATGAAGATGGTGGCCGCTGCCAAGTATGCTCGTGCTGAGAGGAGCCTGAAGCCTGCCAGAGTGTACGGCTCTGGTGCTCTGG CCCTGTACGAGAAGGTTGACATCAAAGCGCCGGAGGACAAGGCGGTCAAGCACTTGATCGTCGGTGTGACATCTGACCGTGGGCTCTGTGGTGCCATCCACTCTGGTATAGCCAAGGCCATCAAGAGCGAGATCAATACCCTGACCAGCGCTGGCAAGGAGGTCATGGTGGTCAATGTGGGAGACAAGCTGAGAGGCCTGCTGCACAG AACTCATGGGAAGCACATCATCCTCAACTGTAAGGAAGTCGGCCGTAAGCCCCCCAGCTTCGGCGATGCCTCCATCGTCGCCACCGAGCTGCTCAACTCTGGATATGAATTTGACCAGGGCGCTGTGTTCTTCAACAGATTCAG GTCTGTCATCTCCTACAAGGCCGAACAGAAGcctttgttttccacagagacAGTTGCTAACACAG AGAACCTGAGCATCTATGATGACATTGATGCTGACGTGCTGAGGAACTACCAGGAGTTCGCTCTGGTCAACGTCATCTACCTGGCCCTGAAGGAGGGCTCCACTGCTGAGCAGAGTGCCAGGATGACCGCTATGGACAGCGCCAGCAAGAACGCCT CTGAGATGATTGACAAGCTGACCCTCACCTTCAACCGTACCAGACAGGCTGTCATCACCAAGGAGCTCATTGAGAtcatctctggagctgctgctct GAACTGA
- the atp5f1c gene encoding ATP synthase subunit gamma, mitochondrial isoform X3, giving the protein MFARTSALVFSPQCGQVRNMATLKDITIRLKSIKNIQKITKSMKMVAAAKYARAERSLKPARVYGSGALALYEKVDIKAPEDKAVKHLIVGVTSDRGLCGAIHSGIAKAIKSEINTLTSAGKEVMVVNVGDKLRGLLHRTHGKHIILNCKEVGRKPPSFGDASIVATELLNSGYEFDQGAVFFNRFRSVISYKAEQKPLFSTETVANTENLSIYDDIDADVLRNYQEFALVNVIYLALKEGSTAEQSARMTAMDSASKNASEMIDKLTLTFNRTRQAVITKELIEIISGAAAL; this is encoded by the exons ATGTTCGCCAGAACCAGCGCGTTGGTGTTCTCCCCACAATG TGGGCAGGTCAGGAACATGGCTACCCTGAAGGACA TCACCATTCGGTTGAAGTCCATCAAGAATATCCAGAAAATCACCAAGTCCATGAAGATGGTGGCCGCTGCCAAGTATGCTCGTGCTGAGAGGAGCCTGAAGCCTGCCAGAGTGTACGGCTCTGGTGCTCTGG CCCTGTACGAGAAGGTTGACATCAAAGCGCCGGAGGACAAGGCGGTCAAGCACTTGATCGTCGGTGTGACATCTGACCGTGGGCTCTGTGGTGCCATCCACTCTGGTATAGCCAAGGCCATCAAGAGCGAGATCAATACCCTGACCAGCGCTGGCAAGGAGGTCATGGTGGTCAATGTGGGAGACAAGCTGAGAGGCCTGCTGCACAG AACTCATGGGAAGCACATCATCCTCAACTGTAAGGAAGTCGGCCGTAAGCCCCCCAGCTTCGGCGATGCCTCCATCGTCGCCACCGAGCTGCTCAACTCTGGATATGAATTTGACCAGGGCGCTGTGTTCTTCAACAGATTCAG GTCTGTCATCTCCTACAAGGCCGAACAGAAGcctttgttttccacagagacAGTTGCTAACACAG AGAACCTGAGCATCTATGATGACATTGATGCTGACGTGCTGAGGAACTACCAGGAGTTCGCTCTGGTCAACGTCATCTACCTGGCCCTGAAGGAGGGCTCCACTGCTGAGCAGAGTGCCAGGATGACCGCTATGGACAGCGCCAGCAAGAACGCCT CTGAGATGATTGACAAGCTGACCCTCACCTTCAACCGTACCAGACAGGCTGTCATCACCAAGGAGCTCATTGAGAtcatctctggagctgctgctctgtaa